TAGGGCGGGAGCGTCtgctcctcgtctccgccgtgcGCTGGCTGAGGCCCTCCGCCCCctgggcgcgcgcgtcccgcctccgctggcgcctccgcgcccccgCTCCCGACCGCGTCTCCATCTCCGGGCCTTTCAACCAACtcggggcggggggcgtgGATCCAGCGGGCActttcggcggcggcgaagaggaggagcttCGGGTGCCGCGACACCACCTGCGGGTCGCGAAGCTCCCTGAAGGCAaggccttcttcctcgccttcctcgcctgcctgcaCCCCCTGGGGCGCGTCGGCCTTGGACGTCTtcccgaggcgcgcgagcgtctcgcgcgcgattCGCTCAGCGAGCAGCATGCCGAGGAGTCGCAGGAACTCCTCACTGCTAGCGAGGCGGGCGTGGATGCCGCGCATGAGGCAGCTGAATTTCTTGTTCGCGCTGAAGGCAGTCCGGAGACGActtcgcagcagcgcgtccgcggcgcggagcggctcctccgccgcggggcgcgaggcccgtGCAGCCTCTGGCCCGGATGGCCGCACCCCGAGGACCCGCTCGAGGTACGCGAGACTCGCCAGCGCGCGGGCAAGCAGACAAGCGAGCAGCAGATGCTGGTGCAGGGACAGCGACACCAGCTCGCAGTCTTGGTTCGCCCAGAGCTGCAGAAGATGCTGCAGCAGATCCagaaaggcgagcgcgaaaaaaggagaaaacgcggggcccggaggcgcggaaagagccgcagcagacgcagaggacgccgggTTGACGACGGGGCTCGAGCTCGTCGCGCTGGCGAAGGAGCCCGCGAGCAGatcgagaagaaagagagacagcggcagaGGGAGCGGCCGGGATGCGCAGGGATCCAGCGTCGTCAGCAAGAACTGCGACAAAAAACGAGTCTCCACTGTGCGGGAAGCAGCGCGTGGAGAAGAACTCGAAGAAACCCGCAGGAGCCCCAGGAGGATGCTGCAGgccagacgcggcgccgcggccgagtgAAACGCGAGCAGCGAAGCGTGCGCAGGGCCgtcccgctgctgcgcagagaaggccaGGGAGAGAGAGTCTGTCCctggcagctgcgccgcagcgaggaagagcagcggactcgcctcgcgcagacacacggagacgaaggcgtgCGCCGCAGGTCCGCAGGCATCTTCCCGCGACAGTTCGCGCGTGATGAAAAAGGCAACGGCACAGACTTCTTCGTGatctctgcgcgccggctgcgcggaTTCAGCGCGCGAAGCCCCTCCACCTctgccgtctcctccgcacTGCGAGCTCACCacgggcgccgaggccgcctcccccctgcagctgctgcctccgctctcttccGCGCACAGGgcctcgctcgtctgcgctgcctcctcgaagctcgtcgcggcgagaagagacgccaCGAGGGCGCGAGCCAGAAAGGAGGCATGACCTCGCAAAACGAatctgcgcgtcgccaccCGCAGGGCCTCCGGGGCCTCGGAGGGAACCGACGCAAAGCCCGTCGCCCCCGCTGGCcgttcttcgctctccgcgtctctgccctcctctccgtcgcgcggGCTCCGTAACCCTGAACCCTCGGGGCTCGCGGCACCTTCGAGGGCGCGAGACCGCCCCCTgctgcgctgtctctcttccgctggcgcagcgacTCCGAAGACGCTCAGCGCCTGGGCCTCGCAGgcccggccgccgcgcctgcgggtcGCGTGGggggtcgcggcgagcgcccgccgccagacggcgacgaatGCGAATCCCAGGCGCTGTgagaaggcagacgaagcgagcgCGGGGGGTAGgagcgcgctgctgcaggccgccgctgctccgcccggcagagcgcgcagcgcggcctctACGAGAGCGGGGAGATTCAAAAGGGCGTGGAgcagcgcgtctccgcgcagaaggggcgcaggcgctggcgaccgCCGGGGGCCCGCTGCGGAAGACGACcaagaggccgcgggcggagtctccagagacagagaggagagaagcgagggaAGGGTGCGGGGCGTGGCGAGGAACGCCTCGAGAACGTGAAGGATAACAGCCAAGTTCCGCCAAGAGGGGTGGTAGGCCTGCGAATGCTCCCGCTCAttgcctcgctctccggcAGCCCCAGTCCCAgggctctcctcctctccgccatGCGAAAGATGCAGAGGCtgacgctgcggctgcggctgcgactgcggccgccggTACGCGGCGAGgaacggcgcggaggccgcgagcagcggcaAGTCCCTGAGGAACCGGTGGAAGGCCGAGAAGATCGCAGGTGCCGAAAACACGCCCGCCTCCCCTGCCTCCCagccttcgtctgcgcggtcgcccccttccccttcgccttctgccttGCCTGTTGCACTGCCGACTGCCTCAGGGCCTTCCGCCCGGGgcacgaagaagcggagaaaaagCTGGTgctgctcgcgtcgcccccAGAGCGGGATGTCGAGGAGGCCGAAGGCCACGCCGAGGAGTAGATCGTACACGACGTCTGCGGCGTACTCCGAGGCaacgctcgcggccgcttccccccgcggcgcgccccgccaggagaagaagaacgggcatcctcctcctcctctgcctcgccccccGCTCCTCAGTCGTCTGAGCGACGGGAGACGAaaaagaagcggaggaagaagaggaaggagaagcgaagaaagcaggcggcggggcAGAGGACGAGCCAGCGCGgtgggcgcccgccgcggcaggctgTTCGCAGCCGTAGCCGCGGCTCTCAAGTAGGacccgcgtctcctcgatCTGAACCGCGACAGGCGCCTctcgagagaggcggcgcagaaagaCCGCGCGGTCGAGGCCCGCCACCGGGGACTGGGCGGACCACGCGAGCGGCTCCGACGCGCTTGCCATCGCCCGCGAAAGAAAAAGCAAAAACTGCCGAGAGAGTTCTTGACATGGGAGaggggagacagaggaaagGGGAAAAAAGTGGAAAAGGACGATAAGGGAGATTTGGGGGGCGACTATTGGGCCTGGGCTGCGGCAAAAGCGGCTTCCTGCGCACGCGTAGCACTCTAGACAGCGCGTGTCTGGGCTCACACAAAGCGAACAAACGGCCAGCTACATTTACATATTTGCTCACCTAGACTTAGAGGGATAGGGAAAGACCTCGGTGTGCCGCGAGGCGATCAGAAACACGCGGCGAACCAACGCAGCGTCCGCGTAATTCGCCACGGTGAACCCCCCCCTGAACACGTCGAAGACTCGAAACGGCTCTCAGGGCCCGCGCGACGGTAAGGCatggagaggacgcggctgCTTCGATCCGTCGCATAAATATTGCTGTAGTGGAAGAGAGGAGCCAAGAAATCGCCagcatgcagagagaagaTGCCGATTCGCGCTTTTTCGCGCCTCACCCAGCGTGCTGTTCGTAGACGTGAGGCTTCCTCGAGCGTGCATGGGGTTCTTTTCgcagaggccggcggagacacttCAGCTCCACGCAGAGGGAGGTAGCGGAACCA
This portion of the Besnoitia besnoiti strain Bb-Ger1 chromosome VII, whole genome shotgun sequence genome encodes:
- a CDS encoding hypothetical protein (encoded by transcript BESB_080900) — protein: MERNWRRSKEADRRFDPPSGRGGEDGRRGVQQETLNESALQRESRAGLKAEATGKEGVKKLVYRGRIECTAEPRPRGSRKGQKREGKGSSEAQRGEKPPRHTQEIFHVFEFLWFAFSCKNRGGFTVANYADAALVRRVFLIASRHTEVFPYPSKSRSRRRGSYLRAAATAANSLPRRAPTALARPLPRRLLSSLLLPLLPPLLFRLPSLRRLRSGGRGRGGGGCPFFFSWRGAPRGEAAASVASEYAADVVYDLLLGVAFGLLDIPLWGRREQHQLFLRFFVPRAEGPEAVGSATGKAEGEGEGGDRADEGWEAGEAGVFSAPAIFSAFHRFLRDLPLLAASAPFLAAYRRPQSQPQPQRQPLHLSHGGEEESPGTGAAGERGNEREHSQAYHPSWRNLAVILHVLEAFLATPRTLPSLLSSLSLETPPAASWSSSAAGPRRSPAPAPLLRGDALLHALLNLPALVEAALRALPGGAAAACSSALLPPALASSAFSQRLGFAFVAVWRRALAATPHATRRRGGRACEAQALSVFGVAAPAEERQRSRGRSRALEGAASPEGSGLRSPRDGEEGRDAESEERPAGATGFASVPSEAPEALRVATRRFVLRGHASFLARALVASLLAATSFEEAAQTSEALCAEESGGSSCRGEAASAPVVSSQCGGDGRGGGASRAESAQPARRDHEEVCAVAFFITRELSREDACGPAAHAFVSVCLREASPLLFLAAAQLPGTDSLSLAFSAQQRDGPAHASLLAFHSAAAPRLACSILLGLLRVSSSSSPRAASRTVETRFLSQFLLTTLDPCASRPLPLPLSLFLLDLLAGSFASATSSSPVVNPASSASAAALSAPPGPAFSPFFALAFLDLLQHLLQLWANQDCELVSLSLHQHLLLACLLARALASLAYLERVLGVRPSGPEAARASRPAAEEPLRAADALLRSRLRTAFSANKKFSCLMRGIHARLASSEEFLRLLGMLLAERIARETLARLGKTSKADAPQGVQAGEEGEEEGLAFRELRDPQVVSRHPKLLLFAAAESARWIHAPRPELVERPGDGDAVGSGGAEAPAEAGRARPGGGGPQPAHGGDEEQTLPPYEPVGETLEELQRVRALAAVLHEKRCRSRAQGFASAPSCFAKLNEEAGNRHAVRADACMRSLEGESREEGRDTLRESQASSGASSPHARRATSALRSCAPEPASCAAESCAAGGEHAEECGREQAKAKGRAIQIVSDEATSDEEDEDDRYFQSLPDLPVFDASGSGGPAPGASAAARASSYSPLASASPSPSSPSPLASLAGASHFFVLPSPPPGAPNLPQSVRQVVEWLSGEIHIVDEATSHFSSVDPCTPPATMAGPNELPAHRLYRVAAALHCCPLLLLLQADLPGSPQAFLRQRQRDGDRDANALLASREFQDVHLAPRLLRLLLSIQTNIGEAPGELEVLRRTSISALLAVQLAPLLSPVCETLLDSQVSLHQKLLLLDALQRAAAWLAAGAPRNWRLLRPDMPEEEGGDAEAANRDSAEEGRDEAKTEEGGGPFLEPSAEGSREGGDRRARRFAHPSRAASSSMNLFMPHSSAVCTRMLSLLDLPAYPSSDFAEEQMHAHRLACHERLLQQETVVASLLHTVGAAMQLSGRASLDAEELAAMTFRAAVRFKDHKDRNVRRAALALLAAATSVARSLDTLLSSIEYAERSLGCTHALAQRAGGSGEPTGEARRLSTQEDDDSGLWSFRDENAGFLLREKEVYVVGAEVKGGQGTVEWLKTQMQEDPDELCRRLASLVLGLWLELPS